A window of the Lagopus muta isolate bLagMut1 chromosome 1, bLagMut1 primary, whole genome shotgun sequence genome harbors these coding sequences:
- the CSRP2 gene encoding cysteine and glycine-rich protein 2 — translation MPNWGGGNKCGACGRTVYHAEEVQCDGRSFHRCCFLCMVCRKNLDSTTVAIHDAEVYCKSCYGKKYGPKGYGYGQGAGTLNMDRGERLGIKPESTPSPHRPTTNPNTSKFAQKFGGAEKCSRCGDSVYAAEKVIGAGKPWHKNCFRCAKCGKSLESTTLTEKEGEIYCKGCYAKNFGPKGFGYGQGAGALVHAQ, via the exons ATGCCGAACTGGGGAGGTGGCAACAAATGTGGTGCCTGTGGCCGGACGGTCTACCATGCTGAGGAGGTGCAGTGTGACGGACGGAGCTTCCAccgctgctgcttcctctgca TGGTCTGCCGGAAGAATTTGGACAGCACGACTGTCGCGATTCACGATGCTGAAGTTTACTGCAAATCTTGCTATGGAAAGAAGTACGGCCCAAAAGGCTACGGCTATGGGCAAGGGGCAGGCACTCTGAACATGGACAGGGGAGAGAGACTAGGCATCAAGCCTGAGAG CACACCCTCTCCTCACCGACCCACCACAAACCCAAATACTTCAAAATTCGCCCAGAAGTTTGGAGGTGCAGAGAAATGTTCTCGGTGTGGGGATTCTGTTTATGCGGCGGAGAAAGTCATAGGTGCCGGAAAG CCATGGCACAAGAACTGCTTCCGATGTGCCAAGTGTGGGAAAAGTCTAGAATCTACAACCCTAActgaaaaagagggagaaatctACTGTAAag GCTGTTACGCAAAGAACTTTGGCCCTAAAGGATTTGGCTATGGTCAGGGAGCAGGAGCCCTCGTTCACGCCCAGTGA